The genomic region CTCAGCCTGCTCCTTGCGGAGCGCTTCAAAGGCGACACGGCCGCCGAAGCTCGGGTGATTGTCCGGCTTGTCCTCGCCGGTGTGCAGGCAGATCACTGCCATCGGCCCACTGCGGAAGGCATAGAACGGCCGGCCGCCGGGCGTGGCCACCATCTCCGGCACCTTGAAGGCCCACTTGCCACGCACGTCGTGATTTCCCCACACCAGCAACAGCGGGCGGTCTTCGCTGACATCCTGACCGGCGGGATGAAGCAGTGTCGGCACCAGCCAGTCCTCCTGATGCCAGTCATTGCAGGTATCGCCATTCCAAAGAAGGAAGTCCCCGCGCGGGGTCGAGGCGTGAAGCTTCTGGATCGTTGGCGCATTCTGGTGCGTGTCGTTCCAGATGACGAAGCTGGTTTCCTTCGCCGCGGGATCGAGGGTACCGAATTTCTTCCACGGCCCCTCCTCCTTGCCGCTGCCATCGGTCGCCTCGGTGATGGCCCGGAGCTGATACTTTCCGCCCGGCTTCAGGCCATCGATCTTCACCCGCAGGATCTCATCGCCCTGCGGCACGAAGCCGAAGCGGTCCGCCGCGGCGGTGCCGCTGCCGCCGTCCTCGCCCTTCCACTCCACCCGGCCGCGGGACAGCTTCGAGACCGCCCAGACCACCTCCACTCCATCGTGGCGCGGGGCCATGATCACCGCCGGGGTCTTCATCAAGGGTCCACTCGCGATGGCCGGCTGCTTCTCCTGCGCGGAGGTCACTCCCGCCACACCAGCCACCGCCCCGCCCGCTACCTTTCCGAGGAATCCACGTCGTTTCATGTCCGTCCGAATACGTCACGAAAGCGCCGAAATCACTCCAAAACCCCACCATTGGCGGAAATGCCAAGGGATTTGGGAAACTCGACAAAGTCGGTCCCCTATCCATCAGCGGGCGGCAATGCCTCGCGGGCCTCAAGCCAGTCCGCAGGAATGCCGGAAACTCCCAGCCGCGCGGTGACAATGGCCCCGACCATCGCGGCATTCGTGTCGCAGTCGCCGCCAGCCTCGACCGTCGAAATCAGCGCTTCCTGGAAATCACCTAACGAGCGAAGCGCCAACCAGATCACGAAGGGCACCGTATCCGGGGCGGTGACCAGCGAGCCATTGCCCAGCCGCCGGCCCACAACCTCCGGCGAAAGCCTTGGATCAATCGTCACCGCCGCCGCGATGCCCGAGCGCGTCTCGCTCTCCGGCGTGCGCTGAAGCAACTCCGTGGCGATGATTTCCAGGGCTGCATCCAGCGCCAAATCCCTCGTTCGCCACGCACAAGCCGTCGCCACCGCCACGGCGATCGCCCCGGCAATCCCCTCCGGATGCCAATGGGTCACCCGCGCCGACTTCATCGCGTGCTTCACGACGAGGTCCAAGTCCTCGGCAAACCACGCCCCTAGAGGAGCGACGCGCATGGCGGCACCATTCCCCATCGAGCCGCCGTTGAAGGCCTCTTTCGACACCCTCTCCCAAGGCTCGCCCTCCCCGATCTGTTGGAGAATGCGGGCCGCCATCTTGCCGTAGCCGCGGTCGGGATCGCGCTTGTAGTTCCTCGCGAAAATCCATGCCAGCAGGTCCTCCTCGATCGCTCCGCAGCGATGGAGGCATTCTTCAATCCCAACCGCCATGGCCGCATCATCCGTCCACCACCACGGTCCGGCCGGCACGCCGAGCGCGACCCGCTTTCTCACCTCGGCATGACCGTAGGCGCACATCTCGCCAAAGGCATCGCCCACCGAGAGGCCTTCCAAGACGACCCGGGGCCGTTGCTTTCTCGCGTCCTCATCCACACGGGAAGACCTAGCCAGTCCGGAAACGAATTCCAATCCGACGTTCATGATTGGACGTCCGACTTCCACCGTTCTAAGTCCTTTCCATGACTCCCGCCGCGCTTGGCTACGCGATGCCCCCTGAATGGTCCCCTCAGACCGCCGTCTGGCTGTCCTGGCCGGTCAATGACGAGCGCCATTGGGGCGGGACGAAGCACGGGCTGATGCGTGAGAAGTTCGCCGAAATCGCCGCGGCGATCAGCCTCTTCGAGCCCATCCGCATCAATGCTCCCGGCTCGGAGCACAAGCTCATCCTCGACGCCTGCAACCGCGCCCGGGCAGTGCCGGAGCGCATCGAGCTCTTCGATCATCCGCACAATGACGTCTGGTGCCGCGACCACGGGCCGATCTTCGTGAAGCACCGCGAGACCGGTGAGGTCGCCGTCAGCGACTGGGGCTTCAATGCGTGGGGCGGCAAGTTCCCTCCCTACGACCTCGACAATGAGATCCCCCGCCGCGTGGCAGACTCGCTCGGCATGAAGTGCTTCGAGGGCGGCATGATCCTCGAAGGCGGGGCAATCGAGATCAACGGCCTCGGCCAGCTCCTGACCACCGAGGCGGTGCTGCTCAACCCGAACCGCAACCCGCGGCTTTCCCGCGAGGACATCGAGCAAAAACTCCGCGACACCCTCGGCGTGCGCGACATCCTATGGCTCAAGCAAGGCATCGAGGGCGATGACACTGACGGCCACATCGACGACCTCGCTCGCTTCACCGACGACGCGACGATCGTCGCTTGCCTCGAAAAGGACCGCGGCTCGCCGAATCACGCCGTCTTGGAAGACAACTTCGCCCGGCTGAAATCCTTCACCCGTCCCGATGGCCGGCCGTTCGAAGTCGTCCACCTCAACCTGCCCGAAGCCTGCGAAGTCCCCGGCTGGCGCTTGCCTGTACTACCCGCATCGTACGTCAATTTCCTGATCGTGAATGGCGGCGTGCTGGTCCCGACCTTCCGCCAGCATCGCAATGACGACCAGGCACTCGGCCAGCTCCGCGAACTCTTCCCCGACCGCACGGTGCTGGCCATCGACTGCCTCGACCTCGTGGAAGAGGGCGGCACGCTGCACTGCATCTCGCAGCAGCAGCCGGCTTGAGCGGGGCGCAGCCCGATAAGGAGTGTGGACGTTCCGTCCACACCGTGTCGACGGAACGTCGACACCCGTTATCTCAAGCTACGCCATGGCAGATCAATCCCCGAACAAGTTCCCCAGCCCGCCGAGTG from Luteolibacter arcticus harbors:
- a CDS encoding metallophosphoesterase family protein — its product is MKRRGFLGKVAGGAVAGVAGVTSAQEKQPAIASGPLMKTPAVIMAPRHDGVEVVWAVSKLSRGRVEWKGEDGGSGTAAADRFGFVPQGDEILRVKIDGLKPGGKYQLRAITEATDGSGKEEGPWKKFGTLDPAAKETSFVIWNDTHQNAPTIQKLHASTPRGDFLLWNGDTCNDWHQEDWLVPTLLHPAGQDVSEDRPLLLVWGNHDVRGKWAFKVPEMVATPGGRPFYAFRSGPMAVICLHTGEDKPDNHPSFGGRVAFEALRKEQAEWLKQVIARPEFRDAPYRVVFCHIPLRWKKEVPDAGYEKGGYDAFSRFSREAWHDSLVAWKTQVVISGHTHQTAWLPGTEEFPYGQLVGGGPQPERATWIEGKADANALTFVMKNLEGKVIEQVEFKPLA
- a CDS encoding ADP-ribosylglycohydrolase family protein codes for the protein MNVGLEFVSGLARSSRVDEDARKQRPRVVLEGLSVGDAFGEMCAYGHAEVRKRVALGVPAGPWWWTDDAAMAVGIEECLHRCGAIEEDLLAWIFARNYKRDPDRGYGKMAARILQQIGEGEPWERVSKEAFNGGSMGNGAAMRVAPLGAWFAEDLDLVVKHAMKSARVTHWHPEGIAGAIAVAVATACAWRTRDLALDAALEIIATELLQRTPESETRSGIAAAVTIDPRLSPEVVGRRLGNGSLVTAPDTVPFVIWLALRSLGDFQEALISTVEAGGDCDTNAAMVGAIVTARLGVSGIPADWLEAREALPPADG
- a CDS encoding agmatine deiminase family protein, producing MTPAALGYAMPPEWSPQTAVWLSWPVNDERHWGGTKHGLMREKFAEIAAAISLFEPIRINAPGSEHKLILDACNRARAVPERIELFDHPHNDVWCRDHGPIFVKHRETGEVAVSDWGFNAWGGKFPPYDLDNEIPRRVADSLGMKCFEGGMILEGGAIEINGLGQLLTTEAVLLNPNRNPRLSREDIEQKLRDTLGVRDILWLKQGIEGDDTDGHIDDLARFTDDATIVACLEKDRGSPNHAVLEDNFARLKSFTRPDGRPFEVVHLNLPEACEVPGWRLPVLPASYVNFLIVNGGVLVPTFRQHRNDDQALGQLRELFPDRTVLAIDCLDLVEEGGTLHCISQQQPA